In one Arthrobacter jinronghuae genomic region, the following are encoded:
- a CDS encoding GNAT family N-acetyltransferase gives MTALGPYLPRGTLSSRVQPTLDADGLVLRPWRDDDAAVVAEAYGEPDISHFNRRTMATEAEALEWIRRWSTRWQEESGANWAVCSSGRNVVGRVALSRVNLYEGDAELGYWVLPGDRGNAVASRAVDALARWAFGAAGLMRLQLSHSVRNQASCAVARKTGFALEGTKRSALRHADGWHDMHLHAAVRPQRSSST, from the coding sequence ATGACAGCACTTGGCCCCTATCTGCCGCGCGGGACATTGAGCAGCCGGGTGCAGCCGACCCTCGACGCGGACGGCCTGGTCCTGCGGCCCTGGCGCGACGACGACGCCGCCGTGGTGGCGGAGGCGTACGGCGAGCCGGACATCTCGCACTTCAACCGGCGGACGATGGCAACCGAAGCCGAAGCCCTTGAATGGATCCGCCGCTGGAGTACCCGCTGGCAGGAGGAATCCGGTGCCAACTGGGCCGTATGCAGCAGCGGCCGGAACGTGGTGGGGCGCGTGGCTCTCAGCCGCGTCAATCTGTACGAAGGCGATGCTGAACTGGGCTATTGGGTGCTTCCGGGGGATCGGGGAAACGCGGTGGCATCCCGGGCCGTGGACGCGCTGGCGCGGTGGGCCTTCGGCGCGGCAGGCCTCATGCGCCTCCAGCTTTCCCACTCGGTGCGCAACCAGGCTTCCTGCGCCGTCGCCCGGAAGACCGGTTTCGCGTTGGAAGGAACCAAGCGCAGTGCCCTCAGGCATGCCGACGGCTGGCACGACATGCATCTGCATGCTGCCGTCCGCCCTCAACGTTCGAGTTCTACTTGA
- a CDS encoding cation:dicarboxylate symporter family transporter has translation MAAAANPYDGSQKSRKRDRTHFLYIAVIAAVVLGAVLGLLAPEFAKSLKPLGTGFINLIKMMIAPVIFCTIVLGIGSIAKAATVGKVGGLALGYFIIMSTFALAIGLVVGNLIHPGEGLDLQASAGAAPAAPEEGEGMTGFLLSIIPTTLLASLTGESILQTLFVALLVGFALQKMGPAGAPVLKGIGYIQALVFRILMMIMWLAPIGAFGAISAVVGETGIQAIVSMATLMVAFYITCILFIVVILGGLLKLVTGFSIFKLMRYLGREYLLIFSTSSSEVALPRLIAKMEHLGISKPVVGVTVPTGYSFNLDGTAIYLTMAALFVASAMGKPLELGEQISLLVFMIIASKGAAGVTGAGLATLAGGLQSHRPDLIEGVGLIVGIDRFMSEARALTNFTGNAVATVLIGTWTKEIDKEQVKAVLDRELPFDEASMNVDAGTDEPRQTAESAELAATVPSPAGSSAVAGTAGDPRH, from the coding sequence ATGGCAGCTGCCGCTAATCCCTACGACGGTTCACAGAAGAGCCGTAAGCGGGACAGAACACATTTCCTCTACATCGCCGTAATCGCTGCGGTGGTGCTCGGTGCCGTACTCGGGCTTCTTGCCCCCGAGTTCGCGAAGAGCCTCAAGCCCCTCGGAACGGGGTTCATCAACCTCATCAAGATGATGATTGCCCCCGTCATCTTCTGCACCATTGTCCTAGGCATCGGATCAATCGCCAAAGCAGCCACGGTCGGCAAGGTGGGCGGCCTGGCGCTTGGCTACTTCATCATCATGTCCACCTTCGCGCTGGCCATCGGCCTCGTGGTGGGTAACCTCATCCACCCGGGCGAAGGCCTGGACCTGCAGGCTTCCGCTGGTGCCGCCCCGGCTGCCCCCGAGGAAGGGGAGGGGATGACGGGCTTCCTTCTGAGCATCATCCCCACCACACTGCTGGCCTCCCTCACCGGCGAGTCCATCCTGCAGACCCTGTTTGTTGCCCTGCTGGTCGGCTTTGCCCTGCAGAAGATGGGACCGGCGGGAGCGCCGGTGCTCAAGGGAATCGGCTACATCCAGGCCCTGGTGTTCCGGATCCTCATGATGATCATGTGGCTGGCTCCCATCGGCGCCTTCGGTGCCATCTCCGCCGTCGTCGGCGAGACCGGCATCCAGGCGATCGTGAGCATGGCCACCCTGATGGTTGCCTTCTACATCACCTGCATCCTCTTCATCGTCGTCATCCTGGGCGGGCTGCTGAAGCTGGTCACCGGGTTCAGCATCTTCAAGCTCATGCGGTACCTGGGCCGTGAGTACCTGCTGATCTTCTCCACCTCCTCTTCCGAGGTGGCCCTGCCCCGCCTGATCGCAAAGATGGAACACCTGGGCATTTCCAAGCCCGTGGTCGGCGTTACGGTTCCGACCGGTTATTCCTTCAACCTCGACGGAACCGCCATCTACCTGACCATGGCCGCACTGTTCGTGGCCTCGGCCATGGGCAAGCCGCTGGAACTGGGCGAACAGATTTCCCTGCTGGTCTTCATGATCATTGCCTCGAAGGGCGCCGCAGGCGTCACCGGTGCAGGCCTGGCCACGCTGGCCGGCGGACTGCAGTCCCACCGCCCCGACCTGATCGAAGGCGTGGGCCTGATTGTCGGCATCGACCGCTTTATGTCCGAGGCCCGCGCCCTGACCAACTTCACCGGCAACGCCGTGGCCACCGTCCTCATCGGCACCTGGACCAAGGAAATCGACAAGGAACAGGTCAAGGCGGTCCTGGACCGCGAACTGCCCTTCGACGAAGCGAGCATGAACGTCGACGCCGGCACTGACGAACCGCGGCAGACGGCGGAATCCGCCGAACTGGCCGCCACGGTTCCCAGCCCTGCCGGCAGTTCCGCAGTCGCCGGCACCGCCGGCGATCCGCGGCACTAA